One Robbsia sp. KACC 23696 DNA segment encodes these proteins:
- a CDS encoding MFS transporter translates to MNQFDGNKTSETPGPRDATSPGEKGQWQLLGEHWHIVAAATAGWALDSFDFAMLLFLLPHLGGVFHAGLPAMTLIITATGLAKIVGTIGWGYAADRYGRKIVFMAAVLWFSCAAGLSGLAWSYASFMVLRILFGIGFGGEWTVSVSLLMETVPERVRPHASGIMVAGYEIGYMLAAGAFHLLFPIFGWRWMFVLGAVPALLTVFIRRNIAESPAWLEDQKSRPCRRARDAFEFNPAVLQAWLFSGAINFLLWSVQVLYPTFLITVHHFDANRIYPFLIAYSVGSISGKPLCGYATSVFGERRTVLFFLCAVIPLTALYTLVSDVWLLGLGACLMGLFASGLFGVLPLYQARRFSTKGRATGVGISYAMTAASSIAPYGIARSAPLIGLPTAIAVFIIGSAALLILISLWNTTRWMPDGGASAAPRRNASDRVRGARVRAQTHSA, encoded by the coding sequence GTGAATCAATTTGACGGGAACAAGACGTCGGAAACGCCGGGGCCACGCGATGCCACATCGCCCGGCGAGAAGGGGCAGTGGCAACTGTTGGGCGAGCATTGGCATATCGTGGCTGCGGCGACGGCGGGATGGGCATTGGATTCCTTCGATTTCGCCATGCTGCTGTTCCTGCTGCCTCACCTCGGCGGGGTGTTCCACGCGGGCTTGCCGGCCATGACGCTGATCATCACGGCGACCGGTCTTGCCAAGATTGTCGGGACGATTGGGTGGGGCTATGCGGCGGACCGGTATGGGCGCAAGATCGTCTTCATGGCGGCAGTGCTGTGGTTCTCCTGTGCGGCCGGCTTGAGCGGGCTCGCATGGAGCTATGCTTCGTTCATGGTGTTGCGGATTTTGTTCGGGATCGGCTTTGGCGGGGAGTGGACCGTATCCGTGTCGCTGCTGATGGAGACGGTGCCGGAGCGGGTGCGGCCGCATGCATCAGGCATCATGGTGGCCGGTTACGAGATCGGCTATATGCTGGCGGCGGGTGCCTTCCACCTGCTGTTTCCGATCTTCGGTTGGCGCTGGATGTTCGTCCTGGGTGCGGTACCGGCATTGTTGACGGTGTTTATTCGTCGCAATATCGCGGAGTCGCCGGCTTGGCTCGAAGATCAGAAAAGCCGGCCGTGTCGGCGTGCGCGTGATGCGTTCGAATTCAATCCGGCGGTATTGCAGGCCTGGCTGTTCTCCGGCGCGATTAATTTTCTGCTGTGGTCGGTGCAGGTGCTGTATCCGACCTTCCTCATTACCGTGCATCACTTCGATGCCAATCGGATCTATCCTTTCCTGATTGCCTATTCGGTCGGATCGATTTCGGGGAAGCCGTTGTGCGGTTATGCGACCAGCGTGTTTGGCGAGCGCCGCACCGTTCTCTTTTTCTTGTGTGCGGTGATTCCGCTGACCGCGCTTTACACCTTGGTATCGGACGTCTGGCTGCTGGGCTTGGGCGCTTGTTTGATGGGGCTTTTTGCAAGCGGGCTGTTCGGCGTGCTGCCTTTGTATCAGGCGCGCCGGTTTTCCACGAAAGGGAGGGCGACGGGCGTCGGTATCAGTTATGCGATGACGGCGGCGAGTTCGATCGCACCGTATGGTATTGCGCGCTCGGCACCGTTGATCGGGTTGCCGACGGCGATCGCCGTGTTCATCATCGGGAGCGCGGCGTTGTTGATTCTGATCAGCTTGTGGAACACCACGCGGTGGATGCCCGATGGTGGCGCGTCGGCGGCGCCGCGCAGAAACGCATCGGATCGTGTCCGTGGTGCCCGCGTGCGTGCGCAGACGCATTCGGCCTGA
- a CDS encoding glycosyltransferase family 39 protein, with protein sequence MQDRSSLDGARAHRSLSPPCAARRRWAVARESVARFSPLTLSAMLATHVFIWTLAAWLSRGNLDVPGDMVENYIWGIEWQPGYAKHPPLFAWITAAWFMVFPRFDIAYFALSALNAMLGLLGIAALARRFLPHHLAVIAGLAMAVSPLYSTLAIKFNANAVLLSLWPWTAYFFVRFMQGGGWRSAVLLGALAGATVLGKYFSVVLLAALLLAALARPVWRARLLRPASLWIVMSGTIVLLPHLHWLISEDFPTLAYAQHRSGGTRTAATRRLGMYALAQFAYLLPSSVVLLVLVRQHRFKALGAMLQASVKPSRCPDVWWLAFGPMIVVAGLALVTKTEMASVWGMAQWFAIVPLWLWALEDRGVALVAKRVLPMMLMYWTCVLAVSALVGYGGALRGTEGAIAPRIELAEAAHRVWQQQRGHAMPIVAGSIQDAGSIAFYGAGTTRYWNPVRPLETRWLALSDLYANGALFVCRREDGACIERAGELSGVLPLTLTVAKQGWGRTLPGRSFFLFVMPSSR encoded by the coding sequence ATGCAGGACCGCTCCTCGCTCGATGGTGCCCGTGCGCATCGCTCTCTTTCCCCACCTTGTGCCGCGCGGCGACGATGGGCTGTCGCGCGGGAAAGCGTTGCCCGTTTCAGCCCCTTGACGCTGAGCGCAATGCTCGCGACACACGTGTTCATCTGGACACTTGCTGCCTGGCTGTCACGCGGCAATCTCGATGTGCCCGGCGATATGGTTGAGAACTATATCTGGGGCATCGAATGGCAGCCGGGGTATGCCAAACATCCGCCGCTTTTTGCGTGGATCACCGCAGCGTGGTTTATGGTGTTTCCGCGTTTCGATATCGCGTACTTTGCGTTGTCGGCGCTGAACGCCATGCTGGGGCTGCTGGGCATCGCCGCACTTGCCCGGCGGTTTCTACCGCATCATCTCGCCGTGATTGCCGGCTTGGCGATGGCGGTTTCGCCGCTGTATTCAACCCTTGCGATCAAGTTCAATGCGAACGCGGTGCTGCTGTCGCTATGGCCGTGGACGGCCTATTTTTTCGTGCGCTTCATGCAGGGGGGCGGCTGGCGATCCGCGGTGTTGTTGGGTGCGCTCGCAGGCGCCACGGTGCTGGGCAAGTACTTCTCCGTGGTGCTGTTGGCCGCGCTGCTGCTCGCTGCATTGGCGCGGCCGGTCTGGCGTGCGCGACTATTGCGGCCAGCGTCACTGTGGATCGTGATGTCGGGCACGATCGTGCTGCTCCCGCATCTGCACTGGCTGATCAGTGAGGACTTTCCAACGCTGGCCTACGCGCAGCATCGTAGCGGTGGAACGCGCACGGCAGCCACGCGCCGCCTTGGCATGTATGCACTCGCGCAATTCGCCTACCTGTTGCCAAGCAGCGTCGTCTTGCTGGTACTCGTTCGTCAGCATCGATTCAAGGCGCTGGGGGCGATGTTGCAAGCGAGTGTCAAACCGTCACGCTGTCCCGATGTCTGGTGGCTCGCATTCGGCCCCATGATCGTGGTAGCGGGGCTTGCCCTTGTGACGAAGACCGAAATGGCGTCTGTCTGGGGCATGGCACAGTGGTTCGCCATTGTGCCGTTGTGGTTGTGGGCCCTCGAGGATCGTGGTGTCGCATTGGTGGCAAAGCGCGTCTTGCCCATGATGCTGATGTATTGGACATGCGTTCTCGCCGTGAGCGCCCTCGTGGGCTATGGGGGCGCATTGCGCGGCACAGAGGGGGCGATCGCGCCCCGCATCGAGCTGGCCGAAGCGGCACACCGTGTGTGGCAGCAGCAGAGGGGACATGCCATGCCCATCGTCGCCGGATCGATTCAGGACGCGGGGTCGATTGCCTTTTACGGGGCGGGCACCACGCGCTACTGGAATCCGGTGCGGCCGCTGGAAACGCGCTGGCTTGCGCTTTCCGACCTCTACGCGAATGGCGCGCTGTTCGTTTGTCGCAGGGAGGATGGGGCGTGTATCGAACGGGCAGGGGAGCTGAGTGGCGTGCTGCCGCTCACGCTCACGGTTGCGAAGCAGGGGTGGGGAAGAACGCTTCCCGGCAGGTCGTTTTTCCTTTTTGTGATGCCGTCGAGCCGATAG
- a CDS encoding amidohydrolase family protein, producing MEQEIAAVNAGLSSLRMPHYKMPSRACDTHCHVLGPIDRFPYADARHYTPEEKDKWVLSALHARLGVDRSVIVQATVYGTDNRIVLDAIADRPDSRRGIALVDASISEAELEILHEGGIRGVRFGFIPKLWTPPERAVFRLVAAKIAAFGWHIAVHVNASDLETLQPYFDDLPVPFVIDHMGRVDVADAASLAQPGFKNLLAWAEREACWIKVSAIDRVSATGRPFTDTVPYVRALLAAAPDRVLWGTDFPHPNPRNAVDDDADLVDVLPLCGDADALRKLLVKNPARLYGF from the coding sequence GTGGAGCAAGAAATAGCAGCAGTCAATGCAGGGCTGTCCTCGTTGCGCATGCCGCATTACAAGATGCCGTCGCGGGCCTGCGATACGCATTGCCATGTCCTCGGCCCGATCGATCGATTTCCCTACGCCGATGCGCGTCACTACACGCCGGAAGAAAAAGATAAATGGGTCCTGAGCGCGCTCCATGCGCGACTGGGCGTCGATCGCTCGGTGATCGTCCAGGCCACCGTGTATGGCACCGACAACCGCATCGTGCTCGACGCGATTGCCGATCGGCCAGATTCGCGGCGGGGTATTGCGCTGGTGGATGCGTCGATCAGCGAGGCCGAGCTGGAGATCCTTCACGAAGGCGGGATTCGCGGCGTGCGTTTCGGCTTTATCCCGAAGTTGTGGACGCCTCCCGAGCGTGCAGTCTTTCGGCTGGTGGCGGCAAAGATCGCGGCGTTCGGCTGGCATATCGCCGTGCACGTGAACGCATCCGATCTGGAGACGCTGCAGCCGTATTTCGACGACTTGCCGGTGCCCTTCGTCATCGATCACATGGGGCGTGTCGATGTCGCCGACGCTGCCAGTTTGGCGCAGCCAGGTTTTAAAAACCTGCTTGCGTGGGCAGAGCGCGAGGCATGTTGGATCAAGGTGTCGGCGATCGATCGGGTCTCGGCGACAGGGCGCCCCTTTACCGATACGGTGCCCTATGTGCGCGCGCTACTAGCCGCCGCGCCGGACCGGGTCCTGTGGGGCACGGATTTTCCGCATCCCAATCCGCGCAATGCCGTGGACGACGATGCCGATCTCGTCGATGTGTTGCCGCTATGCGGCGATGCCGACGCGCTGCGAAAGCTGCTGGTGAAGAATCCCGCGCGGTTGTATGGGTTTTGA
- a CDS encoding 2-hydroxyacid dehydrogenase, whose product MKPVLYLNIPIPAEYMPLLTDAFEVVMATNDAERKQARSRLAEAVAVLTNGSIGFSPEEIDAAPKLKVLSAYGVGTENLAIDHAKSKGIAVSNGAGSNAVTVADHALALMLGAFRKVPKFDRVVHDGGWRDGQDLLPILSRKRVGIVGMGRIGELVAKRVLGFDCEVAYHTRNKRDALPYAYFANVLALATWCDVLVLAMPGGPATRHMVNAEVLTALGPKGFLVNVARGSAVDTAALAEALKNKTIAGAGLDVYESEPAKPEPLLGFETLVLSPHVAGSSHEAVEGQVTLFIENAQRVFRGESVTTPV is encoded by the coding sequence ATGAAACCCGTTCTCTATCTCAATATCCCGATTCCCGCGGAATACATGCCCTTGCTCACCGATGCGTTCGAGGTGGTGATGGCCACGAACGACGCGGAACGCAAGCAAGCGCGGAGTCGGCTGGCGGAAGCGGTGGCGGTGCTGACCAATGGATCGATCGGTTTTTCCCCCGAGGAGATCGATGCGGCACCGAAGTTGAAGGTGTTGAGCGCTTACGGTGTCGGTACCGAGAACCTGGCGATCGATCATGCGAAGTCGAAAGGCATCGCCGTCAGCAACGGCGCCGGTTCGAACGCGGTCACGGTGGCGGACCACGCCTTGGCGTTGATGCTCGGCGCCTTCCGCAAAGTGCCGAAGTTCGATCGGGTTGTCCATGACGGCGGCTGGCGCGACGGGCAGGATCTGCTGCCGATCTTGAGCCGCAAGCGGGTGGGTATCGTCGGCATGGGGCGCATCGGCGAGCTGGTGGCCAAGCGCGTGCTGGGATTCGATTGCGAAGTCGCCTATCACACGCGCAACAAGCGCGACGCGCTGCCGTATGCCTACTTCGCCAATGTGCTGGCCTTGGCCACATGGTGCGATGTGTTGGTGCTGGCGATGCCAGGCGGCCCCGCCACGCGCCATATGGTCAACGCTGAAGTGCTGACGGCGCTGGGTCCGAAGGGCTTCCTCGTCAACGTCGCGCGAGGCAGCGCGGTGGATACGGCCGCGCTGGCCGAGGCCCTGAAAAACAAGACGATTGCCGGTGCCGGGCTCGATGTCTACGAATCGGAACCGGCCAAGCCGGAGCCGCTGTTGGGCTTCGAGACGCTGGTGCTGTCGCCCCACGTCGCCGGCTCCTCTCACGAGGCCGTGGAAGGGCAGGTCACACTGTTTATCGAAAACGCGCAACGCGTTTTTCGCGGTGAGTCGGTGACCACACCGGTTTGA
- a CDS encoding sulfurtransferase TusA family protein: protein MTVAVDKEVDATGLNCPLPILRAKKALSDMTTGQILKVTATDPGSQRDFAAFAKQTGNTIVESSVHEKVFTFLLRRR from the coding sequence ATGACGGTAGCAGTAGACAAGGAAGTGGACGCGACCGGGCTGAATTGCCCGTTGCCGATCCTGCGGGCAAAGAAGGCCTTATCCGATATGACCACCGGGCAGATCCTGAAAGTGACTGCCACCGATCCCGGCTCGCAACGCGATTTCGCGGCGTTTGCAAAGCAGACGGGGAATACGATCGTCGAGAGCAGTGTGCATGAGAAGGTATTCACTTTCCTGCTTCGGCGCCGCTGA
- the alaS gene encoding alanine--tRNA ligase — translation MKAADIRSKFLGFFESKGHTVVRSSSLVPSNDPTLLFTNSGMVQFKDVFLGNDPRPYSRATTAQRSVRAGGKHNDLENVGYTARHHTFFEMLGNFSFGDYFKRDAIHFAWELLTEVFKLPKDKLTVTVYFEDDEAFGIWEKEIGVPVERIIRIGDNKGSRYASDNFWQMGDTGPCGPCSEIFYDHGPEIWGGPPGSPDEDGDRFIEIWNLVFMQFNRDAQGTMTKLPKPCVDTGMGLERVAAVLQHVHSNYEIDLFQALIKAAARETGVADLGNNSLKVIADHIRACSFLIVDGVIPGNEGRGYVLRRIVRRAIRHGYKLGRRDAFFHKMVPDLVAQMGEAYPELAQAEGRVTDILRQEEERFFETIEHGMTILEAAIGELEATRTSPEAALTLSGELAFKLHDTYGFPLDLTADVCRERQIAVDEPAFDQAMERQRNQARAAGKFKMAAGLEYAGEKTSFLGYDAIVSDDARVIALYVDGAKVDTVQAGQDAVVVLDHTPFYAESGGQVGDQGLLTTDASRFAVHDTQKVQTDVSGHHGTLEQGTLKVGDVVAAQVDGVRRARTGRNHSATHLMHKALREVLGGHVQQKGSLVDPDKTRFDFAHHSPMSADEIRRVEERVNAEVLSNAAALVRTMSYDDAVKEGAMALFGEKYGDEVRVLKLGSSMELCGGTHVTRTGDIGLFKITSESGVAAGIRRVEAITGDNALRFVQRLDDSLNAAAQVLKVQPSELTQRIAQQQEQVRALEKELGALKSKLASSRGDELLAQAVEIGGVQVLAAVLDGADAKVLRESVDRLKDKLKHAAIVLASVADGRVSLVAGVTPEASKQVKAGELVNMVAQQIGGKGGGRPDLAQAGGTDAAALPAALASVSGWVASKLPA, via the coding sequence ATGAAAGCCGCCGATATCCGTAGCAAGTTCCTGGGTTTCTTCGAATCGAAGGGACACACGGTCGTCCGTTCGTCCAGCCTGGTGCCATCGAACGACCCCACGCTGTTGTTCACGAACTCCGGCATGGTGCAGTTCAAGGACGTCTTCCTGGGCAATGACCCGCGGCCCTATAGCCGCGCCACCACCGCGCAACGCAGCGTGCGGGCCGGCGGCAAGCACAACGACCTCGAAAACGTGGGCTACACGGCCCGCCACCATACGTTTTTCGAGATGCTCGGCAACTTCTCCTTCGGCGATTACTTCAAGCGCGATGCGATCCATTTCGCCTGGGAATTGCTGACCGAAGTGTTCAAGCTGCCGAAGGACAAGCTGACCGTCACCGTCTACTTCGAGGACGACGAGGCATTCGGCATCTGGGAAAAGGAAATCGGCGTGCCGGTCGAGCGGATCATTCGCATCGGCGACAACAAGGGCAGCCGTTACGCCTCGGACAATTTCTGGCAGATGGGCGACACGGGTCCTTGCGGCCCTTGCTCGGAGATCTTCTACGATCACGGCCCGGAAATCTGGGGCGGCCCGCCGGGATCGCCCGACGAAGACGGCGATCGTTTCATCGAGATCTGGAACCTGGTGTTCATGCAGTTCAACCGGGACGCGCAGGGCACAATGACGAAGCTGCCCAAGCCTTGCGTCGATACCGGCATGGGCCTCGAACGCGTGGCGGCCGTGCTGCAACACGTCCACAGCAATTATGAGATCGACCTGTTCCAGGCTTTGATCAAGGCGGCGGCGCGGGAAACGGGCGTGGCCGATCTCGGCAATAACTCGCTGAAAGTCATTGCCGACCATATTCGCGCCTGTTCTTTCCTGATCGTCGACGGCGTGATTCCGGGTAACGAAGGACGCGGCTATGTGCTGCGTCGTATCGTCCGTCGCGCCATCCGTCACGGCTACAAGCTCGGCCGTCGCGACGCGTTCTTCCACAAGATGGTGCCCGACCTCGTCGCGCAAATGGGCGAGGCTTATCCCGAGCTGGCGCAGGCAGAGGGTCGCGTGACCGATATCCTGCGTCAGGAGGAAGAGCGCTTCTTCGAGACGATCGAGCATGGCATGACGATCCTGGAAGCGGCGATCGGCGAGCTGGAAGCCACGCGCACGTCGCCGGAGGCGGCATTGACGCTGTCCGGCGAACTGGCGTTCAAGCTGCACGACACCTACGGTTTCCCGCTGGATCTGACCGCCGACGTCTGTCGTGAGCGACAGATCGCGGTGGACGAGCCGGCATTCGACCAGGCGATGGAGCGGCAGCGCAATCAGGCGCGCGCGGCCGGCAAATTCAAGATGGCTGCCGGTCTCGAATACGCCGGCGAGAAAACGTCGTTCCTCGGCTATGACGCTATCGTGTCCGACGATGCGCGCGTGATCGCGCTGTATGTCGACGGCGCGAAGGTCGATACGGTCCAGGCGGGACAGGACGCGGTCGTCGTCCTCGATCACACGCCGTTCTATGCCGAATCGGGTGGTCAGGTCGGCGACCAGGGCTTGCTGACGACCGATGCATCGCGCTTCGCCGTGCACGACACGCAGAAAGTGCAGACCGACGTATCCGGCCATCACGGTACCTTGGAGCAAGGCACGCTGAAAGTGGGCGACGTCGTGGCGGCACAGGTCGATGGCGTGCGTCGCGCCCGCACGGGTCGGAACCACTCGGCGACGCACTTGATGCACAAGGCCTTGCGCGAAGTGCTGGGCGGCCATGTGCAACAGAAGGGATCGCTGGTCGATCCGGACAAGACGCGTTTCGACTTCGCGCATCATTCGCCGATGTCGGCCGACGAAATCCGTCGCGTCGAGGAACGCGTCAATGCCGAAGTACTGTCGAACGCGGCCGCGCTGGTGCGCACGATGTCGTATGACGATGCCGTCAAGGAAGGCGCGATGGCGCTGTTCGGCGAGAAGTATGGCGACGAAGTGCGCGTGCTGAAGCTGGGCAGCTCGATGGAACTGTGCGGCGGCACGCACGTGACGCGGACCGGCGACATCGGCCTGTTCAAGATCACGTCGGAAAGCGGCGTGGCGGCGGGTATTCGCCGTGTCGAGGCGATCACCGGCGATAACGCCTTGCGCTTCGTGCAGCGTCTCGACGACAGTCTGAACGCGGCGGCGCAGGTCCTGAAGGTCCAACCGTCGGAGTTGACCCAGCGTATCGCGCAGCAGCAGGAGCAGGTGCGTGCGTTGGAGAAGGAACTGGGCGCGTTGAAGTCGAAACTGGCCTCCAGCCGAGGCGACGAATTGTTGGCACAGGCCGTGGAAATCGGTGGCGTGCAGGTATTGGCCGCCGTCCTCGACGGTGCCGATGCCAAGGTGCTGCGTGAGTCCGTGGACCGCTTGAAAGACAAGCTGAAGCATGCCGCAATCGTGCTGGCATCGGTTGCCGATGGCCGCGTGAGCCTGGTGGCCGGCGTGACGCCGGAAGCGTCGAAGCAGGTCAAGGCCGGTGAACTGGTGAATATGGTCGCGCAGCAGATCGGCGGCAAGGGCGGTGGCCGCCCGGATCTGGCGCAGGCCGGTGGTACCGATGCGGCGGCGTTGCCGGCTGCATTGGCCAGCGTGTCGGGCTGGGTGGCGTCGAAGCTGCCGGCTTAA
- a CDS encoding nuclear transport factor 2 family protein, whose translation MQKPFLSATLALILSAGIASTAWAQGHSPAHIHNHAEKGGYRLAQSPTDVAQFTEEYFNNGDFAGLATLYDEDSIFVTPDGVKHRGRTAILAAFKKFREQYSALKGGDMEILSSDTAGLIIVNWRLIGRDGHADASGTGTDVARRRPDGSWAYAVDNPFGVARVAK comes from the coding sequence ATGCAGAAGCCGTTCCTATCCGCCACGCTGGCCCTCATCTTATCGGCGGGTATCGCTTCAACGGCGTGGGCACAGGGACACTCCCCCGCCCATATTCACAATCACGCCGAAAAAGGCGGATATCGTCTCGCGCAATCTCCAACGGATGTCGCGCAGTTCACCGAAGAATACTTCAATAACGGTGATTTCGCGGGTCTGGCGACGCTCTACGACGAAGACAGTATTTTCGTCACGCCCGACGGCGTGAAGCACCGTGGTCGTACCGCCATTCTGGCCGCCTTCAAGAAATTTCGCGAACAGTACTCGGCCCTGAAGGGCGGCGATATGGAAATATTGTCATCCGACACTGCCGGCCTGATTATCGTGAATTGGCGTCTCATCGGGCGTGACGGCCATGCCGATGCAAGCGGTACCGGCACCGACGTGGCACGACGGCGCCCGGACGGTAGCTGGGCCTATGCCGTCGACAATCCCTTCGGCGTGGCGCGCGTGGCGAAGTGA
- a CDS encoding porin, whose amino-acid sequence MKIKLRHTCVLVCGMAAYCAVHAQNSVTLSGDIDGGVRYISNGTAKQYTMSSNGWFSANRWDLGDVENLGNGWNAHFMLESGFNTATGALDNTTGLLFNRFAYVGLGGPYGSLDLGRQYTLGHDIIYDYDPFHFSYPAILPLSPAVDGTHFNNDIKYKGAYGPFKFSAEIAPGGIAGDFNAGTARGVGLQYKVGFFNIGGTYIHRTVLVGTIYQPDDYVATGTELRFGTLRLAGGFMSESTGNARPNPTTRTENYWGGLTYDVTPFTQLGAGYYVTNIPSSNGRKNLAIASLVYSLSKRSRLYLESDYTTYHGSYITNTTLNAVHASHQLAITMGINELF is encoded by the coding sequence ATGAAAATAAAGCTTCGGCACACTTGCGTGCTGGTATGCGGCATGGCGGCGTATTGCGCGGTCCACGCCCAAAATTCGGTGACACTGAGCGGCGATATCGACGGAGGCGTGCGTTACATCAGCAACGGTACGGCCAAGCAATATACGATGAGTTCCAACGGCTGGTTTTCGGCAAATCGCTGGGATCTCGGCGACGTGGAAAACCTGGGCAACGGGTGGAACGCGCATTTCATGCTCGAATCCGGATTCAATACCGCCACGGGGGCATTGGATAACACCACGGGTTTGCTGTTCAACCGTTTCGCGTATGTCGGCCTCGGCGGCCCTTACGGATCGTTGGACTTGGGGCGGCAATACACGCTCGGTCACGACATCATCTACGACTACGACCCCTTTCATTTTTCCTATCCGGCCATCCTGCCGCTATCGCCGGCCGTGGACGGGACGCACTTCAATAACGATATCAAGTACAAGGGCGCGTACGGGCCGTTCAAGTTTAGTGCCGAGATCGCGCCGGGGGGCATCGCCGGCGATTTCAACGCCGGCACCGCGCGGGGCGTGGGTCTGCAATACAAGGTGGGCTTTTTCAATATCGGCGGCACGTATATCCATCGTACCGTGCTCGTCGGCACGATCTACCAGCCCGACGACTACGTGGCCACCGGTACCGAACTGCGCTTCGGCACGCTGCGCCTGGCCGGCGGATTCATGAGCGAAAGCACCGGCAACGCCCGTCCTAACCCGACCACGCGGACTGAAAACTATTGGGGCGGTTTGACGTACGACGTCACGCCCTTTACCCAATTAGGAGCGGGCTATTACGTGACGAATATCCCGTCATCGAATGGTCGAAAAAACCTGGCGATCGCCAGCCTCGTGTATTCGCTGTCGAAACGCTCGAGGCTCTATCTGGAAAGCGACTACACCACTTATCACGGCAGTTACATCACGAATACCACGCTGAATGCCGTGCACGCGTCGCACCAACTGGCTATCACGATGGGGATCAACGAGCTGTTCTGA
- a CDS encoding low specificity L-threonine aldolase produces the protein MQDFASDNYAGVCPEAMRYLVNANDTGHEVAYGNDSWTKQVCDRIRNLFETDCEVFFVFNGTAANSLALASLCQSYQSVICHELSHVETDECGGPEFFSNGSKLITSRGPLGKLDPVAVESVITRRNDIHWPRPKAMTLTQSTEVGTVYSVDEVRALSDLAHRHGLAVHMDGARFANAVASLQVTPAEVTWKAGVDVLCFGGTKNGLPVGEAVVFFDKARAEDFAYRVKQAGQLASKMRYISAPWLGLLDDDVWLRNARHANAMAQRLAQEVASAGVKIAHPVQANAVFADMAPAVSAAMRAKGWVFHDFIAAGGCRLMCAWDTPEEMVARFGADLRDVTAA, from the coding sequence ATGCAGGATTTTGCATCAGACAATTACGCCGGCGTCTGCCCGGAAGCGATGCGTTATCTGGTGAACGCGAACGACACCGGGCATGAGGTCGCGTACGGCAACGACAGCTGGACCAAGCAGGTCTGCGATCGCATTCGCAATCTGTTCGAAACGGACTGCGAAGTGTTTTTCGTGTTCAACGGCACGGCGGCCAATTCTTTGGCCTTGGCGTCGCTGTGTCAGTCCTACCAGTCGGTGATTTGCCACGAGCTGTCCCACGTCGAGACCGACGAATGCGGCGGGCCGGAGTTTTTCTCCAACGGTTCGAAGCTGATCACGTCGCGCGGCCCGCTCGGGAAGCTCGATCCGGTCGCGGTCGAATCGGTGATCACGCGCCGCAACGATATCCATTGGCCGCGGCCGAAGGCGATGACGCTGACGCAGTCGACCGAAGTGGGCACCGTCTACAGCGTGGACGAAGTGCGCGCCTTGAGCGACCTGGCCCATCGGCACGGTTTGGCGGTGCATATGGACGGCGCGCGCTTTGCAAATGCCGTGGCATCGCTGCAAGTCACGCCGGCCGAGGTCACGTGGAAGGCGGGTGTCGACGTATTGTGCTTCGGCGGTACGAAGAACGGTTTGCCGGTAGGGGAGGCCGTCGTCTTTTTCGACAAGGCGCGCGCGGAAGATTTCGCCTATCGCGTCAAGCAAGCCGGGCAATTAGCCTCGAAGATGCGCTACATCTCGGCACCGTGGCTCGGTCTGCTCGATGACGACGTGTGGTTGCGCAATGCGCGCCATGCGAATGCGATGGCGCAGCGTCTGGCGCAGGAAGTCGCTTCGGCGGGTGTCAAAATCGCGCATCCGGTGCAGGCCAATGCCGTCTTCGCCGACATGGCGCCCGCCGTCAGTGCGGCGATGCGCGCCAAGGGATGGGTCTTCCATGACTTCATCGCGGCCGGTGGGTGCCGGCTGATGTGCGCATGGGACACGCCCGAAGAGATGGTGGCGCGCTTTGGCGCGGATCTGCGCGACGTGACCGCCGCATAA